ACAACAAAACTCATTTTTAAACCCATTACAGGTTCTCTATAGCAGCAGGGACATTACCCTGTCCGACATATCACTCACAGGACATATCCTGGTACAGTCCAGAACAAAGATCACCGTGGAAGCCCCATCCGACCTAAAGGACGTGGTACTGGTAGCACCCATCATCGAAATAAAAAACAACACAAAAGGCACTTTTCAAGCCATCGCAACCAAAGAAATAATTATCGGGGAACACTGTAGGCTCGATTACCCCTCCGCATTCGTTTTAAATGAAGAAGAGGACAACAAAAACCCAACGGAAAACACAGGTCATGCCAAGGAAACCCCTGCCATAAAGATCGGTAAGGGCAGTACCGTAAAGGGTGCCATTGTCTATTTGGGAACTACGAAGAACCACAGGGCACAAGTGTTCATTGACGAAACCGTTACCGTGACCGGCGAAATATACTGTAACAGGAACCTAGAGCTTTTGGGAACGGTGCACGGCAGTGTCTTCACGTCCAATTTTGTAGCAAACCAATCCGGATCCTCCTACCAAAACCACCTCTACAATGGCAGCATTACAATAGAGGCCCTGCCCCGGGAATATATAGGCCTAACATTAGAAAACCAAAAAAAAGGCGTACTAAAATGGCTCTACTAAAGAAAACAAACGCATCCACCCTCATGGAAACCCTGGTCGCCTCGGTACTGATCGTGCTGGTATTCATGATTACCAGTATGATACTGAACAACATGTTCTCAAACAGTATCAAAAACAACACCCGGAACATGGATGCCCACCTAAACGAACTGGAATACCTGTACAAAAGAGAAAAACTAACAGTTCCCTATCAAGACGATTATAAAGATTGGCAAATCACTGTTGAAGCCATCACAGAAAACGGAACCCATAGCGTCCGGTTCGAGGCACTGAACAGCACCACCAATAAAAACATTACAAAAACAATCCATGAAAATGACCCATAACAAAATACAGGCCTTTACCATAAGCGAAATGGTCGTGGTCCTGATACTCACCAGTATCGTTGTGGGATTGGCATTTTCGGTGTTGACCCTGGTACAAAAACATATGACCGGCATCCAGCAAAACTTTGCGAACAGCACCGAGCTCAATAAGCTCGAACAGTCCCTATGGCTGGACTTTAACAGATATTCAAGAATCAAATACGATCCCATGGAAGAAAAAATAACCTTTGCAAACGACATCGATTCCATAACCTATCGGTTCCACGACAGCTACATCACCAAGACCATGGATACCTTCCACATCCAACTGCAGCATAGGACCATGTACTTTGAGGGCAGCACCATAGGCACCGGAACCATGGACGCCATAAAACTGGAAACCAGTAAAGCATACCAAACCCAAACCCTTTTCATATACAAGGACAACGACGCAATTCCCTTTTTAAACTGATGGCATTCAATCTGGACAACATAGAAAAACAAGCACCCGCTATAAAAGAACCAAGCACAGGCACCTCCTTTCTAAAGAAAGAGATCGTCCTGTTCGACAGAACGTTCTCCAATAAGGTAAAAGAAGACCTGTACACCGAACTGAGCGTCCTGCTAAAAGCGGGTATCACCCTAAAGGACGGCCTGGAGCTCATACAGAGCTCGCACAAAAAGAAACAGACCAAAGCGGCCCTGCAAGAGATCTATAATGCCATAATATCGGGCGAAAGCCTATCGGAAGCACTGAAAAAACAAAAACAGTTCACCGATTACGAATACTATTCCATAAAGATCGGTGAGGAAACAGGCACACTGTTCCAGGTCACCGAACAACTGGGGAACTTCTATGCAAGAAAGAACGAACAGCACAGAAATTTGGTCAGTGCCCTGACATACCCCGTGATCATATTAAGCACCGCCGTTCTGGTCGTGGTCTTTATGCTGAGGTACGTCGTGCCCATGTTTCAGGATATCTTCAGGCAACAGGGCGTGGAACTCCCGGCAATCACCAAGTTCATCATAAGCCTATCGGAATTTGTGGGCAGCTACGGGTGGCTAATGCTCGTGGCGATTATCGCCATGATGGCCTCAAAGCCCCTGTTCAACAAAAACAAACGGTACAAGCAGTTCAAGGACACCCTTATACTAAAGCTCCCCTTTATCGGCAACTTCGTAAAGGCCATTTACCTGTCACAGTTTACGCAGGCTGTGTCCCTATTGACCGCATCCAAGGTCCCCGTGGTGAACAGCATCCAGTTGGTCAAGCAAATGATCGACTTTTATCCCCTGCAGCACGCATTGGAAACAGTGGAACAGCACATTCTGAGAGGGCAGTCCCTAAGCCAAAGCCTAGGCCAGCACGAGCTCTTTGACGATAAGATGATCGCCCTGGTAAAGGTCGCCGAGGAAACCAACCAGACCGAATTCATTTTTGACAGGCTCAATATGCAGTACAACACCCAGGTGCAGCAGCAGTCCAAAATGCTGTCCACCATCATGGAGCCGTTTATAATTCTCATAGTCGGTGTGCTGGTGGGCGTTATCCTGATTGCCATGTACCTGCCGATGTTTAAGTTGAGCAGTGTGATGGGGTGATTGCTCTTAAAGCATTAGAAACTAATTCTGACTTAAACAAATCTTTAGTATATGTATATGGTACTGCTGAAATAAGTGCCGCAAAATTGACTTTAGAAAATACTGCTCGAATGACAAGGATAGCTGGTTTTGCAAAAGGGTTAGGCACTATAGGTAATATAGCAGGAATGATTCCAGCAACAAATGATATGCTTATCAATGGAAATGTCAATGGTGATAACTTTGTTGATTTTATGATAAGCGGAACTGCCTTTGCCCCTGGTGGATGGATATTGGCCCCTGTATTTCAATTGTATGCTAATGATGTTAGAAATGACCCCAATAAGGAAAAAAGAATTAAAATGATAGAAATGCAGACAGGACAAACACCGATGAGTATAGGAGCAAATTGTTTTGCGGAAGGTTCTCAAGTGTTGATGGGAGATGGAACTACCAAAAACATTGAGTTTATACAAGTTGGAGATGCTGTTTTAACATATGATTTTATAAAAGAAAAAATGGAAATTAATCTTGTGTTAAAAGTTGATAATCCTATACACCATAAACTCGTAAAGGTTGTTTTTTCTAATGGAGAGGAGATTATTAGTACAGAAGATCACCCGTATTACGTTAAAGATAAGGGTTAGTGCTCTTTCAATCCTGAGAAAACACTAAAGAATTATGGTATAAAAACAATGATATTGAAAGTTTCTGACTATTGTTTAACAAATAAAGGAGATGGGTTAAAGAAAATTAAGATTGTTCGAATTACACAATTTGAGAAAACAATAAAAACTTATAACCTTTCTAAAATCTCTAATAGCAGTAATTATTTTGTAAATAGTATTTTAGTGAATAACGAGGATATTGACGAACTAGAAGATAAAAGATAAAAATGAAATTGATGAACTTTTTTGATTATGTCTATTATAGGTCTTATTCTTTATATAAAAATATTTTGGGAGATAGTACTCCTATGCTATATGCCCTTTGTGTAGTTTCTTTAATGCAACAATTTAATGTATTTACTATGTTATATTTTGCATATGTCTATTTAGATTTAAATATGAATATCAATAAATATGTTCTTTATGCTTCATTTTTAGTTTTCATTATCCCAAATTATTTAAGATATTCAAAGTTTAGCTATGAGCAGATGGATGAAAAGTGGAGAAATGTCTCTAAAAACAAAAAAATACGGGGTACAATTTTTATGGTATTGTATATAATATTATCAACAATAGCTATTATAACTACAGCTATTATTCTTGGTAAAGTAAAAAGGGGGAGATTTAAGGTCTTGAAGGAGGTATTGTTGCCCGCTGTTCCCTAGTATACGCTACCGCTAGTTTTTATGTAGTGCCGTAACGAGCAAGAAATAAAAACAAGAGGAAACCACAATGTAAAAGTTGTGGTTTTTTTGTGGCAAAAAAGAGCCAGAAAACGGCAAAACCCTAAAAACCCGCTGCACGAAGTTGTAACTTCTCTATAATTATAAAACAAAAACCACAATCCTATTAAGTAGGATTGTGGTTTTTCTGTGATGAAAACAGTAAAAACAGCGAAGATTCTATAAAGCTCCTTATGAATCAGAACAGAAATTTTATCAATTTAAATATCTAGAACTGGTCTTATAAAATTTGTCCAACTTTTTGTTTTTAAGTCTAGTTTTCTCGCTAAAAACTTAAACGCACGGTTTTTCTTTAAATACGTCACTGTAATTTCTTTTTTGGTTGTCCAAAGCTTAAGCGGTATTGGTAGATCCATTAAGCTCTAAGATGCTCATAAATTCCAAAGTATAGTTATCGAAAGTCTGTATGTAGGCATATTTTTCCGTAATCTTGGCTCCTAGTTTGCGTTTCTCAAAACTGGCGGTCATTCCCAAATCGATATGCTTGAATTTTAGTTCAATGGCACGCTTTATGGTTTGGTACAGCAATTGGCGATAGGTGTAATATTCTGTTAGGTAGCTATAATCCATGCCGACAAAGGATGGTACATACGTATGGCCGCCATTGTTGTAGCAGAGCATCACGCCTATCATTTTATCGGGAGAATCCAGTAAACCAATGGTTATGAATTCCCAATTGGGATGCTCTGACATATTTTTGAATAATTTTTCCGGAAAGGGAAAAGTGTTCAATCCTAAATTGTTTTGATGTACGTTGTTATATAGAGCCTCAACTTGTTTTAACTGGTCTGCATTACAGCTTTTCAGTATGTCGATTTTCAACAACGGCTCATATGCGAGAATCTCTTTCCGTAAATGCTGCCTGTTTCTTGACGATAGTTTTGCGCCATAGTCTTCAATGGTTTCACGTGCTTTTAAATCGATTTTACAGGAATCGGGCATTTGTACCCGTACAAATCCTTGCCCTTGAAAATACGGATGCAGGGTTTCATTTTCCGAAAAGTCCCTGAGCACAATCATTTTTGCATGGCATTGTTTTTCTAAGGTTTCCATAGTCTGCATCATGGCATTTAAGGCTTCTTGCTTTAATGGATGTTCGTGATCGATGTAAAGATGTGTTCCCTCTGTAAATAATGATCCCATACTGAGAACTAGGGAGCTTAGGTAATAAGGGTCCGTTTTTCGAGTCTTTTCAATGAGTTGGGAGGCACTGACATCTGCTAACATATCATCTTTCCATAATCCCAAAGTGAAATATGTTGATAGTATGGGGTGTTGGTTCTGGTCATAGATCATTAAGTACCAAAACTTCCAGTTATGTTCCTTTAGAGGGTTGTTACTAAAGGTGTTTTCAAGAAATTCAAGGCCTTCCCAATCAAAGACACCTTGGTTTCCCTGCAATGTGTTCCAAAGGGCTTTGTCTATTTTTGTTATGGAATCTTCAAGTTGCACTTTAACGGTATGATTTGATGCTACTATTTTGTTTGGTTTGACATCTCGCTTAAATGCTTGGTTTACGCGAAGGGCATTGGTATGGGTGTCTTCCAACGCTTTGGGATAATGATAGACCATGGCCTCCACCAATGCTTTGATCTCCTGTTTTTGGTTGTGTCTGGATATGGTGATGCGTACACCCGTGTTTTTGACGGGTACGGCTGGAAATATTCCCAGATTGACATAAAACCCTTCTTTCATCAAGCGGTTGACAAAATTATAGCCCGTTTTGGGCATGCCCGTGCCGATAAAAAATACGGGGGAATTGTTTTTGTCGATTAGTGGCAGTTCGGTATTTTCCAAAAGACTATTAAAATACTGGATGCGCTCCCTTAAATCGTTTTGAAGCTCATGGATTTCCGGTGTCAAGTGGATTTCCGCGGAGGCGGTGGCTGCTGCTACGGAAGCCGGTTCCAATTGAGCCGAAAAGGTTAAGGGCCCGCCAAAGGTCTTTATCTCTTGGTACATTTTTTTATTGGAACAGACCAATACGGCACCACTGGCTCCAAAGGTTTTGCTCAGTGTTCCAAATAATAGCACGTTCTCCGACAGCGAACCGAGTTCGCCCAGTGCGTAGCCCGTACCGTTTTTTCCGGTCCAGCTCATCCCATGGACATCGTCGATATAAAGGTGCAATTGAGGGTATTTCAAAGCGAGTGTTTTTAAATCACTTAAGGGCGCATAATCTCCGTACATCGAATAGATGCCGTCTGCCATATACCAGATTCTTTGATGCTTATTCGAATGGTTTTTTATTTTCTTTTCCAGCATATCCATATCGTTGTGCCGTATCATGTCTATCGTTACACTTCGGTTTTTTAAAACCTTTGCGGCACTTTGTACGCTCCAATGTACCTGATGGTCCAGAATGATGGCATCCCGGTCATTGACGGCATTGGGTATAACCCCCAAATGTCCCAACGTACTGTTCTTGGTGATGATGATTGGGTTTTGGTACATGTCCGTGACTTTCTCCTCCAATTGCTTGTAAAGCGGATTGGAAATATAGGATTTGGACAAGGGAAACTGTGTACCATACTTGGTTATGGCATCTATTGCCGCGGCTTTTAATCTGGGGTCTTGTTCCAATCCCAAATATCCAGTGGTTCCAAAATGGTACAATTGCCTGTTTCCTACACCTATGGTGCGTCCGCTAAAGGTGTCTCCTTCAGCATACAAGTGCAATACACCTTCTTGCTTTGCATCCGTAAATACTTCATTTACAGTGTCTAAAAAATTGTTGTGTTTGATTTTTGCCATGTTCCGAAAGTTTTAGTAATTCAATCTATCTACAGATAAAATGATGAAGCTAGAAAAATTTAATGGTGTAATCTTGTTATGATGTTAGAAATACAACAAAAAATCCTTTTCAGATAAGTTTTAATCCCTTTCAGGTAAGTTTTATTTGCTGCAAATACGTTATTCTTAAGGAAGTAAAATACCGGTTGTTTTTAATTTAGTTAAAAACTTATAAACAATTAACTTTTATGAAGTTTAGAAGTTAGTATGTCTAGCTAAAGCATTGAAAACAAGTCATGGTAAAATGGAATAAGAAGCCTTTATATAATTGTTAAGTACGGGTTTTCCACAGTTGTATTAAAATAATTCTTATTATATTTGGTTTGTTTTAATGTGTTTCAAATAATTTCCTCTCAAGATTAAGATTAGCACAAAAAATAGTTAAGTCATAAATCACACTTTTACAAGTATGTTATTTTGAAGATCGAAATTATAGCCTCATGTTGAATAATTATATAGAAAATGAGTACGCCAAGCTGTGGGTAGAAAATGACATTCTTTTTGTTGTTTACAAAAGTGATGTTTCTATAGATCTGGCTGGCGCTATAAAAATTGTAGAAGACCGACTCTTTTTACAGGAAGGTAAAGCTTTTTTAATTTTTTGTGATATGAGAGGCGTTAAAAGTGCAGATAAAGCTGCAAGAAATTATTTAGCACTGGAAGGTTCGGTTCTAATTAAAGCTGTTGCCTTATTAATTAATAATCCATTGTCTTATATAATATCAGGTTTTTACCTTAAAACAAGTAAGCCCATTATTTTTACCAAGGTATTTACCGACGATGCCGAAGCTTTAGCATTTTTGCGCTCCTTTACCTAAACTAATTTTTTGATTTTTTGGGTGTAAAACAGTAAAACTAAATCTATGTATAATGCTTGATAAAGATAAAATGGAAAGGCTAAAACAAATTCACAACATTCTTATGGAGTTTGCGAGCGGAAATTTTGCGTATAGGCTTGAAAGAACCAACTTGAACGATGACATTGAAGCACTAGTAGAACTGGTTAATATGACCTTAGAAGAAATAAAATCCTTTTTTCTACATCAAGGCTATGTAAACGTACATGAAACTTATAAGTACGTTGTACAAATATTTTTTCTATTGGATAAAAAGGAAACAATCACAGCATATAATTCTCAAATCAAACAATTATTGCTTTTTGATGATAGTGAATTACAAGGAAAGCCGTTTTCTTCATTTTTGACTCAAGATTCTAAATTAGAATGGGATCGTTTAACCTCTAGGTTAGTGTCCACAGACCAGGATTCTCACGAGGAATATATTGTATTGTCTTTTAAAACCAAACAACATTTAACTTTGACAATAAATTGCTTGGTGGGCAAATTTATTGATGAAATTAGTCAATCTGAAAGAATCATAATAACGTCCATAGAAATTATTAAGAGCAGCAAGGAAAGAGAAACAGCGTTATGGAAAACGATAACCTCTGGAAAGGCACATTCAGAAGTAAGAGTACTTTTGAGTAAAACTAACATAAAAAATGACCGATTTTGATTTTCAAAATCGGTCATTTTTGTTATTTGGAGTTTTTTAAGGATAATTTTATAGAAAAGAATGCGTTTTTGTTTCCAACAGGACACAAGTATCCCATCGAAGTTAGCTTTCGTTTTTTTAAGCAGCTAAGTTTTTAAATCGAGAGCTGTAAATTCTTCTTCCAATTTCAAGAGCATTGGCTGTATGGATTCCGAAGAAAATCCAGAGAATCTCGCTCTTTTGGGTTTTGGCCTTGATCTTTTTCAGGTTGTAATGTTCTTTTTCTTTACCAAAGCTTCCTTCAAGACGTGTGGAACGTTCTTTTTTGATTTCTCTGGCCAAAATTTTACGCTGTTCTTCGTTTTTACCAGCCTTTCCTTTTCTGATAAAATCGGTCTGGATTTTGCGACTTGAGGTAAATGTTCGGTTTTTATTGGTAGCATAAATAGCATCTGCCCCCAGTATTTTTATTTTAGTCTTGGTCAGGTTTTGGGCGCAAGATACACTGCTCTGCAAACGGGTCCCTTCATTGAAGGCACGGTACTGGATATGCTCAATAAAATTGATTCCGTCTATTTGAACTTTGTTCACTTTTGCTCCAAATTCTACCTGTTTGGTTTCTTTGCCCCGCACAATTGGACGAATGTAACTTTTGCTGATGCTTACGATTCTATCGGGAACACTTTTTCCTGTTTTAAATATTTGTGCCTGTTGCCGGTAAACTTTGGCAATAATGGATCGTTGTCGCTTGTATTTAGCGGTGGATTCAAATGGATATTGATTTTCTATCTGACCCAGTGCACCGTTAAGTTTGTACAGTAATTTCAGTAACCCTCGGGTTACTTTTGTGCGGTATTTGGATTGTTTCTTTCGTTTTTTCGAATACTCGTTATAGCGTCTGCACCAATCCAGATATTTGGTCCTGGGCAATTTGATTTTCAAAGTGCGGCATAAGGATTCCATTTGTCTGTAGTTCCACTGAACGCATTCCCAAAGCAATTTCTGATTGGTTGGAAAACGCACTTCGCTCTCGTAACAGGTCGCATCGGTAAACATTTTGTCCAGGTCCTTCATATAAGGAATCCAGTTCTTGGCAAGTACTTCTTGGGATCTTCTAATATTTAAACCCTTGGAAAGCTCCATCCTGATTTGGCTCACGATCTTAAAGTTGGTCAGCGGTTTATCGATGGGAATTAGAATATCGCAAAAAAACTGCATGAAAATATTTCCATTCAAAAGCTCGATCAGTTTCTTGTCCGAGCATCCATAATAGTTTTTGAGCATCATCAGGGCAATTTTCCCTTTGGGACTAAAATAGCAATGGGTTCCTTTTTTAGAATCTTTCAATTTGAAAGATTGACCAAGCTCGGAAAAAGGCGTGGAAAGGTAAATTTTGCCCAAATCGGTTTTTAGAAATTGGGCATAAAATCCATCAAAATCTTTATTGATGGCGAAAATTGGAATTTCGTATTGAAATTCGCTTAAACGTATTATTTTTGGCATCACACTTTAAAAGAAAACCCCGTTTTTGGCCCGTTTGGAGCAATTTCGGGGTTTGTTCCTTCTAATATAATACCTATTTTATTGAAAAACAATAGTTTATATTATTATGAATATGCCTGGAAAGAAAAACAATAAAAAGGCTAAGAAATCCCTCTATGCTACTAAGCAAAATAAAGACTCTCGCCTAAATTCATCAGATATTAGAAAAATTCGGCAGATTCATGATTACATTCTAAAAAATCTAGAGAAACCACTTTCGCCATTAATAGAATTAGCCCATACTTTTGGAACCAATGAATATAAAGTAAAGCAAGGATTTAAGCAACTATATGGACAAACTGTTTTTCGTTTTTTAATAGATGAAAGGTTAAGAAAAGCAAGCGTTTTGGTCCAACATTCCGATATTCCTTTAAAAGAAGTGGCTCATATAACAGGTTTTATAAGTGTCCCACATTTTTCCAAAGCTTTCAAGAATAAATATGGCTATACCCCAAGGGATTTGAGAAAGCAATCCTATAAAAGTTCTTTATGATTTGAAGCGGTTTATAATGTACCTCCTTTTGTAATTTCATTTTTCTTGAAGCAATATTGCAAAAAATCCCTTTAGGATAAGTTTTAATCCCTTTCAGGCAAGTTTTATCATCGACATTTGTGCCTGCTTATCAATAATTAGTAATTGATTTCGGTTGCGCCAATCACTATTTGGTTGGAATTCTTAAGATTGAGCGTAGCCGAAACTAATTAAAGAGAGCATTTTAATATGATTAATCATTCCGATTCCCATAGCTGTAAATACGCAAATATTATTTTTTTTGTGTTTGCCATTTTTGAATAATATTTTCTCCTCAAACGAAGCCCTTTAAAATTTTCGGAAGTTTAATCTAAATAACCTGAGCTCAATATAAATTTTAACGAAGTTTGATGTTAAAAGTTCAGAGTTCAGAGTTTAGTATTGGGTTCTTGTACGTGAAGTTTGTGATACACGATTCAACAATTACACGGTTAAACTGTTAAAAAGTTACAAGTATGTTTATCAATCTGAATTCAGGTTTTGTAATGATATTGTTTTTTTTTATTCATATAACTATTTAAACACTTGGATATGAGATTACATAACAACTCACGTTAAATAATTCCCCGATGGCTCTACCTTGGGTTTTGCTTCGCTAGTTCGCTTTGCTCGTGCCTAATTCACATTTCCTTTAGAGTAAGAATGTTAGAAGTTAAACCATGTGAAATTACATTTAAACCAGTAATTGCTTATTTTTTTTATGTATTTAATAATTTAATCGCTTAATTTTGATTATTTTTGAATAATAAGTTACAGTTGATAATAGAAATCAAGAACAGTCTTACCGAAAACAAACCAATAATGGATTTATAGTAGTAAAAATATATGGGTAGTAATAACATGGAAAACATCACAGAACGTTTTGATTTGAAAGCTTATTTTAAGCAGTTCAGCGATCAAATCATCGGAATTAATCAAGAATTTATGTCTCCATATGGCAAAAAGCGGATTATTTATGCAGACTGGACAGCCAGTGGTAGATTGTACAGACCTATAGAGGAAAAACTCATGGATACTATCGGGCCCTTTGTGGCCAATACCCATACGGAAACCTCTATAACAGGAGCTTCCATGACCAAGGCCTACCATCGGGCAAGAAGCATCATCAAAACCCATGTGAATGCAAACAATGATGATGTCCTGATAACGGTAGGAACGGGAATGACCGGTGCCATTAATAAATTACAACGGCTTATGGGGCTGAAGGTCTCGGAGCTGCTCATGCCCTATGCCCAGATTCCGGATCATTTAAAACCTATGGTATTCATATCGCACATGGAACACCATTCCAACCATACATCATGGCTGGAAACCATTGCCCATGTGAAAATCATACCCCATACAGAGGATGGGCTAATCGGGATGAAATCCTTGGAAACCTTATTGGAATCCCATAAAGACCTCCCATTAAAGATTGTGGCCATTACGGCATGTTCCAATGTAACGGGTATTAAAACGGATTACCATCAAGTGGCTAAAATAGCCCATGCCCATAATGCCTTATGCTTCGTGGACTTTGCCTGTTCGGCGCCTTACGTGGCTATGGATATGCATCCTGAGGATCCAGAGGCTTATTTGGATGCTATCACGTTTTCTCCCCATAAATTTTTAGGAGGACCTGGTACTTCAGGGGTTCTTATTTTTAATAAAAAACTATACAGGAACCTAGTACCCGATATTCCAGGTGGAGGCACCGTTTCCTATACAAATCCTTGGGGAGCCCGGGATTATATAGACGATATCGAAACGAGGGAGGATGGTGGTACACCAGGGTTTTTACAAGCGATACGGATTGCCTTGTCCATAAAGCTCAAGGAACAAATGGGAGTGGACAATATACTCAAACGCGAAGCTGCCATTAATGCCGAGGTGTTCAATAGACTCAAAAACATTCCAAATCTCCACATTTTGGCAGGAGAACATACCAATCGCTTGGGGATCTACTCCTTCTATGTGGTGGGCTGCCATTATAACCTTATTGTAAAATTACTGAACGATCGCTTTGGCATACAAACTAGGGGCGGCTGTTCCTGTGCCGGTACCTATGGACATTACCTGTTGCAGGTAGATGAGCCTTTATCCATGGCCATTGAGAAAAAGATTATGGATGGATGCCTGATTGATAGGCCGGGTTGGGTACGGATGTCCATCCATCCAACCATGACAAACCATGAGATAGATACCATCTGCGATGCCATAGAGGCTGTGGCAGCCAATTATGATATTTGGGGCAAAGACTATGAATATGATGCCCTAAAAAATGATTATATAAATTTAAAACCAGACCATGAACAGTTGCAAGTAACCGAAACTTGGTTTAATCTATCATAAAGAATACCACCATTCGTGATTTTGTAAGCGACTTATTATGCCAAATTATGGAGCAATTATGGAACATCTGAATATTAAAAAAACTAGAATAAATATGAATCCATACGAGAAACTATTATTGGTGCAGACCAATAGAGCCAAGGCTATTATTGCTTTTTCCTTGTGGAGTAGTAATGGATGTTTTTCTTTTTTGATGCTTTGAGAATACCCATTTCAACCATTCTATTAAGTATAACGGATATGGCTGCAGTAGAAGATTTTATTTGATAATTTTCCTCAAGTTCTCGTAGAATGTCATGAGCAGTTCTATCTTTTGAGAAGTAATTATCTGCCAAATATAATTTTACCCGAGCAGTCAGACGGGATTTTTCTTTTCTAGAAGGCGATAATTCGTATCGTGTTTGAGGATCTATTTTTAAATCAAGAATGTCTTTCGGATGGGATTTAATGGCTTTACAGATTTCAACAAAGTAGCTTAAAGTTAATTCATTACCATCTTCAAGGCTTCGAATGGTGTTGTATGTGAATCCAGTCATTTCAGATATATCTTCTATTTCTAACTCACTTTTAATTCTTTGAGTTTTTATCCTTTCCCCAATTTCTTTTAAAAGTTGTTCATTTTTATATTTAGCCATAATCAAATTGAACAAAATATAGAACAACATAAAATAATTTATAATGAAATTTTGTTGTTAATAAAATTAGTTATATCTTGACATAATAATTAGTGAATTGCAATTCTTTTGTATTAATATATTAGAAGCATTCGCTTTGAATTTCGTCTTAGAAAACTGGTAATTTTAAAAGGAACGAAATGATAGGTAAGATGCTCACGTCTTAGGGCGTGGGCTCACTTATTGTTCCTCGGTATACCAGTACCTCTAAGGCAGTAAGCTGAGTTCCACGCCTTTTTTGTTCCCGTACACTAAGGGTTTAATGGGTCATTGACCTTGTTTTTCAGGTAACTTCAACTTTACATAATACTATAAAAGAAGCATGTATTAACCCTAAACCTGACCCTCATGGAAGACAACAAGAAACCTATAGACCCCAACTCCTTTATACTGCCACAGCACGATATTTTAGACTCACTGGCCCTGTTGCTGGACAGGTCAAGCCTTAGCAATGCCGTTAAGGAGCACTGTGGCACGGCGCTCAAGGTTATGGGCATTATATATACCGACCTGGCATACAATACGGGAACACAGCTTTTATCAAGAAAAGAATTCGACACGTTCTATGGATCGTTACCAAGCGTATATTTTACCAATAGGGAACTGGTATCCATCGATACACTGACCAAGAACATAAAAAGGTGCATCGAAACAAATGACGTTGTGT
This genomic window from Mariniflexile sp. TRM1-10 contains:
- a CDS encoding Hint domain-containing protein — translated: MIALKALETNSDLNKSLVYVYGTAEISAAKLTLENTARMTRIAGFAKGLGTIGNIAGMIPATNDMLINGNVNGDNFVDFMISGTAFAPGGWILAPVFQLYANDVRNDPNKEKRIKMIEMQTGQTPMSIGANCFAEGSQVLMGDGTTKNIEFIQVGDAVLTYDFIKEKMEINLVLKVDNPIHHKLVKVVFSNGEEIISTEDHPYYVKDKG
- a CDS encoding aminotransferase class I/II-fold pyridoxal phosphate-dependent enzyme gives rise to the protein MAKIKHNNFLDTVNEVFTDAKQEGVLHLYAEGDTFSGRTIGVGNRQLYHFGTTGYLGLEQDPRLKAAAIDAITKYGTQFPLSKSYISNPLYKQLEEKVTDMYQNPIIITKNSTLGHLGVIPNAVNDRDAIILDHQVHWSVQSAAKVLKNRSVTIDMIRHNDMDMLEKKIKNHSNKHQRIWYMADGIYSMYGDYAPLSDLKTLALKYPQLHLYIDDVHGMSWTGKNGTGYALGELGSLSENVLLFGTLSKTFGASGAVLVCSNKKMYQEIKTFGGPLTFSAQLEPASVAAATASAEIHLTPEIHELQNDLRERIQYFNSLLENTELPLIDKNNSPVFFIGTGMPKTGYNFVNRLMKEGFYVNLGIFPAVPVKNTGVRITISRHNQKQEIKALVEAMVYHYPKALEDTHTNALRVNQAFKRDVKPNKIVASNHTVKVQLEDSITKIDKALWNTLQGNQGVFDWEGLEFLENTFSNNPLKEHNWKFWYLMIYDQNQHPILSTYFTLGLWKDDMLADVSASQLIEKTRKTDPYYLSSLVLSMGSLFTEGTHLYIDHEHPLKQEALNAMMQTMETLEKQCHAKMIVLRDFSENETLHPYFQGQGFVRVQMPDSCKIDLKARETIEDYGAKLSSRNRQHLRKEILAYEPLLKIDILKSCNADQLKQVEALYNNVHQNNLGLNTFPFPEKLFKNMSEHPNWEFITIGLLDSPDKMIGVMLCYNNGGHTYVPSFVGMDYSYLTEYYTYRQLLYQTIKRAIELKFKHIDLGMTASFEKRKLGAKITEKYAYIQTFDNYTLEFMSILELNGSTNTA
- a CDS encoding type II secretion system F family protein, which codes for MAFNLDNIEKQAPAIKEPSTGTSFLKKEIVLFDRTFSNKVKEDLYTELSVLLKAGITLKDGLELIQSSHKKKQTKAALQEIYNAIISGESLSEALKKQKQFTDYEYYSIKIGEETGTLFQVTEQLGNFYARKNEQHRNLVSALTYPVIILSTAVLVVVFMLRYVVPMFQDIFRQQGVELPAITKFIISLSEFVGSYGWLMLVAIIAMMASKPLFNKNKRYKQFKDTLILKLPFIGNFVKAIYLSQFTQAVSLLTASKVPVVNSIQLVKQMIDFYPLQHALETVEQHILRGQSLSQSLGQHELFDDKMIALVKVAEETNQTEFIFDRLNMQYNTQVQQQSKMLSTIMEPFIILIVGVLVGVILIAMYLPMFKLSSVMG
- a CDS encoding DUF7793 family protein translates to MLNNYIENEYAKLWVENDILFVVYKSDVSIDLAGAIKIVEDRLFLQEGKAFLIFCDMRGVKSADKAARNYLALEGSVLIKAVALLINNPLSYIISGFYLKTSKPIIFTKVFTDDAEALAFLRSFT
- a CDS encoding PulJ/GspJ family protein, translated to MTHNKIQAFTISEMVVVLILTSIVVGLAFSVLTLVQKHMTGIQQNFANSTELNKLEQSLWLDFNRYSRIKYDPMEEKITFANDIDSITYRFHDSYITKTMDTFHIQLQHRTMYFEGSTIGTGTMDAIKLETSKAYQTQTLFIYKDNDAIPFLN